In a genomic window of Bernardetia sp.:
- a CDS encoding DUF1987 domain-containing protein yields MFLENGKNLVVQAKEGTHFVPYVNFNADEEYCRLEGESYLEDAFEFYENLNKWFEEYFKLHEKVTIDCKLSYFNTSSSRAILDLFRLLKDYEKKGKKITVNWYYPEEDHDDMRIEGEDFMDESDLKLNIMSY; encoded by the coding sequence ATGTTTTTAGAAAATGGAAAAAATTTAGTGGTTCAAGCTAAAGAAGGAACTCATTTTGTTCCTTATGTAAACTTTAATGCAGATGAAGAGTACTGCCGTTTAGAAGGTGAGTCATATTTAGAAGATGCTTTTGAGTTTTATGAAAATCTAAACAAATGGTTTGAAGAATATTTTAAACTACACGAAAAAGTAACTATAGATTGCAAATTATCATATTTTAATACCAGCTCATCAAGAGCAATTCTTGATTTGTTTAGGCTTTTAAAGGACTATGAGAAGAAAGGAAAGAAAATTACAGTAAATTGGTATTATCCTGAAGAAGACCACGATGATATGAGAATAGAGGGAGAAGATTTTATGGATG
- a CDS encoding SiaB family protein kinase — translation MVDYHNILNPQSAVLYYKGPFDREILANISSQLRRRFADNPRMSAKLFSIFIELAQNISYYSAESNFFYDDSKEKNILYGENDRVKNHGVGTVVIHSEGDEIILSAGNLVPTDKVQDIIIKCEKINSLSTEQLRELKKEVRSQERKTDHIGGNIGLIQVALKSEHPLHVQAKVIDDINSFFIISSTIEK, via the coding sequence ATGGTCGACTACCATAACATATTAAACCCTCAGAGTGCAGTTCTTTACTACAAAGGACCTTTTGATAGAGAAATTTTAGCAAATATTAGCTCACAGCTACGTCGTAGGTTTGCAGATAACCCACGTATGAGTGCCAAATTATTTTCTATTTTTATAGAGTTAGCACAAAATATTTCTTATTACTCAGCTGAATCTAATTTTTTTTATGATGATTCAAAAGAGAAAAATATTCTATATGGAGAAAATGACCGTGTAAAAAACCATGGAGTAGGAACTGTAGTGATCCATAGTGAAGGTGATGAAATTATTCTGAGTGCTGGAAATCTTGTTCCAACAGATAAAGTCCAAGATATTATAATAAAGTGTGAAAAAATAAACTCACTAAGTACAGAACAACTTAGAGAATTAAAAAAAGAAGTCAGAAGCCAAGAGCGAAAAACTGACCACATAGGAGGAAATATTGGACTCATACAGGTAGCTCTAAAATCTGAGCATCCCTTGCACGTACAAGCTAAAGTAATAGATGACATAAATTCATTTTTTATTATTTCATCTACTATTGAGAAATAA
- a CDS encoding PAS domain S-box protein, producing MGNTLQLYTSFYSNYPDAILLLENEEIISSNALAQKLLKIDDEQQLLGKKLSNFSANHSQTNTQLLSYLETCGKEGKTEFDWNFESNKKIIPTKVFLSKLEIGDKMLTQVILRGNAEEQHHHQQLKAITEALDRSAIISIADKKGKITKVNKEFCKVSKYSEEELIGKDHNIVNSGYHTKEFWQQMWQDISRGKTWRADVKNKAKDGSHYWVDTVINPMLDNNGKVMSYLSIRYLITDKKEKEFEIQNVQEKLRKQAEQFHLAVRGTADGIWDWQILTNTIYFAPRWKEMLGYKEDELANSFDTFNELLYEEDKERVSENLNQFLEGKIKDYDIEFRMKTKDGGIKWIHTRGALLRDKDGNPMRMAGAHADITKRKEEEQELRRLQKELFVEKNLSELIIANIPQAVFWKDLDFNYLGCNKLFAEGAGKDCADEIIGKSDFDMPWAKHAGLYRKDDKQIMEQNEPKLGIVEPQITADGKERWVRTNKIPLRDEKGKVFGVLGMYEDITEQKSKEALIQEQNEKLLLSEMELRQNMEILQMTQEEMLEKQELVEKQNKKLFSSEAILKKALSKMKIQESDLKDTVEELQSQEEELRQNMEELSATQEEMVKKQILVEKQKSKLEANEAVLKKALEKMKKQEYVLKESVEQLQTQEEELRQNMEELHATQEVLANQKEELELTNKQTTKSIQYAQTIQSAFLPPQSSFDNLLSESFIIYKPKDIVSGDAYWLSSHENKILIGVIDCTGHGVPGAFMSLVANNLLNEIINQRGIIQPNLILNELHKGVVQKLNQREGANNDGMDLSLCLLEPATDNTTRLTFGGVKQNLYLCRGQELLELRGNRRSIGGSKRLDDRKYEQESIILEAKDAIYLATDGYADQANEERKSFSKKRFRELIQEVGQLSMKEQGKIFIAQLEDHQKDTAQRDDITLIGFRV from the coding sequence ATGGGGAACACTTTACAATTATATACATCTTTTTACTCAAACTATCCAGATGCAATTCTACTTCTTGAAAATGAAGAAATTATTTCTAGTAATGCGCTTGCTCAAAAGCTCTTGAAGATAGATGACGAACAGCAACTGTTGGGCAAAAAGCTATCAAACTTTTCTGCTAATCATTCTCAAACAAACACGCAGCTACTTTCTTATTTGGAAACATGTGGTAAAGAAGGTAAAACAGAGTTTGATTGGAATTTTGAAAGCAACAAAAAGATTATTCCTACAAAAGTATTTTTATCAAAACTAGAAATAGGTGATAAAATGCTAACACAGGTTATTTTGCGTGGTAATGCAGAAGAGCAACATCATCATCAACAATTAAAAGCTATCACAGAAGCACTAGACAGAAGTGCCATTATTTCTATTGCAGATAAAAAAGGTAAAATTACAAAAGTAAATAAAGAGTTTTGTAAAGTTTCAAAGTATAGTGAAGAAGAACTTATAGGCAAAGACCATAATATTGTCAATTCGGGTTATCATACCAAGGAGTTTTGGCAACAGATGTGGCAAGATATTTCAAGAGGCAAGACGTGGAGAGCAGATGTAAAAAATAAAGCCAAAGATGGTTCTCATTATTGGGTCGATACGGTCATTAACCCAATGCTAGATAATAATGGCAAAGTAATGAGTTATCTCTCTATTCGATATTTGATTACAGATAAGAAAGAAAAAGAGTTTGAAATTCAAAATGTACAAGAAAAACTACGAAAACAAGCTGAACAGTTTCATTTAGCCGTACGGGGAACTGCTGATGGTATTTGGGATTGGCAAATTCTAACCAATACAATTTATTTTGCTCCAAGATGGAAAGAAATGTTAGGGTATAAAGAAGATGAGCTTGCCAATTCTTTTGATACCTTTAATGAACTTCTATATGAAGAGGATAAAGAAAGAGTATCAGAAAACTTAAATCAGTTTCTTGAAGGGAAAATAAAAGACTATGATATAGAGTTCAGAATGAAAACCAAAGATGGAGGTATAAAATGGATTCATACTAGAGGAGCTTTACTTAGAGATAAGGATGGAAACCCTATGCGTATGGCTGGGGCGCATGCAGATATTACCAAAAGAAAAGAAGAGGAACAAGAACTCAGAAGACTTCAAAAAGAATTATTTGTAGAAAAAAACCTATCTGAACTTATCATCGCCAACATTCCTCAAGCTGTTTTTTGGAAAGATTTAGATTTTAATTATTTAGGTTGTAATAAATTATTTGCAGAGGGGGCTGGAAAAGATTGTGCTGACGAAATTATAGGAAAAAGTGATTTTGATATGCCATGGGCTAAGCATGCTGGCTTATATCGTAAAGATGATAAGCAAATAATGGAACAAAACGAACCTAAACTAGGAATTGTTGAACCACAAATTACAGCAGATGGAAAAGAAAGATGGGTTAGAACAAATAAAATACCTCTCAGAGATGAAAAAGGGAAAGTATTTGGTGTTTTAGGGATGTATGAAGATATTACAGAACAAAAAAGTAAAGAAGCACTCATACAAGAACAAAATGAGAAACTCCTACTTTCTGAAATGGAATTACGCCAAAATATGGAGATTCTGCAAATGACACAAGAGGAAATGTTGGAGAAACAAGAGTTGGTAGAAAAACAAAACAAGAAACTCTTTTCTAGTGAAGCTATCCTCAAAAAAGCATTGAGTAAGATGAAAATTCAAGAATCAGACCTCAAAGACACGGTAGAAGAGCTACAAAGTCAAGAAGAAGAATTGAGGCAAAACATGGAAGAGTTGAGTGCTACACAAGAGGAAATGGTAAAAAAACAGATTTTGGTAGAAAAGCAAAAATCAAAACTAGAGGCAAATGAAGCTGTTTTGAAAAAGGCTTTAGAAAAAATGAAAAAACAGGAATATGTTTTAAAGGAAAGTGTAGAGCAGTTACAAACTCAAGAAGAAGAGTTGAGGCAAAACATGGAAGAGTTACATGCTACACAAGAAGTATTGGCAAATCAAAAAGAAGAACTAGAACTAACCAACAAACAAACTACAAAAAGTATTCAGTATGCTCAAACTATTCAGAGTGCGTTTTTACCACCTCAAAGTAGTTTTGATAATTTGTTGTCTGAGAGTTTTATAATATATAAGCCTAAAGATATTGTTTCTGGAGATGCTTATTGGCTTTCTAGTCATGAAAATAAAATACTTATTGGTGTAATTGACTGCACAGGACATGGCGTACCAGGAGCATTTATGAGCTTGGTGGCAAATAATTTATTGAACGAAATTATAAATCAAAGAGGTATTATACAACCTAATCTCATCCTTAATGAACTTCATAAGGGAGTTGTACAAAAACTCAATCAGAGAGAAGGGGCAAATAATGATGGAATGGATTTATCACTTTGTTTATTAGAACCAGCAACTGACAATACTACTAGACTTACTTTTGGTGGAGTAAAACAAAATCTATATCTCTGCCGAGGACAAGAACTCTTAGAGCTTAGAGGCAATCGTCGTTCCATTGGGGGAAGTAAAAGGCTAGATGATAGAAAGTATGAACAAGAAAGTATTATACTGGAGGCAAAGGACGCCATTTATTTAGCTACTGATGGTTATGCAGACCAAGCCAATGAGGAACGAAAGAGTTTTTCTAAAAAAAGGTTTAGAGAACTCATACAAGAAGTAGGACAGTTATCCATGAAAGAACAAGGTAAAATATTTATAGCCCAACTTGAAGACCATCAGAAAGATACAGCTCAAAGAGATGATATTACACTGATTGGTTTTAGAGTTTAG
- a CDS encoding STAS/SEC14 domain-containing protein produces MQVYNSNFLQIDAFDDQKLLELTWLKATVDMTDEEYRNEHLELLKFMLEQKTQKVVGNVKDLGFVVNPDTQEWMNINVFVPAIEVGFHKLAVVMSSEFLAQLSIEQVMEEKEGQKITTQYFDNVEEAREWIMM; encoded by the coding sequence ATGCAAGTATATAACAGTAACTTTCTACAAATAGATGCCTTTGACGACCAAAAACTACTAGAGCTGACTTGGCTAAAAGCAACTGTTGATATGACTGATGAAGAGTATAGAAATGAGCATTTAGAACTTCTAAAGTTTATGCTAGAACAGAAAACACAAAAAGTAGTAGGAAATGTAAAAGATTTAGGTTTTGTGGTAAATCCAGATACACAAGAGTGGATGAATATTAATGTTTTTGTTCCTGCTATAGAAGTTGGTTTTCACAAGTTAGCTGTTGTGATGAGTTCCGAGTTTTTGGCACAGCTTTCCATAGAGCAAGTGATGGAAGAAAAAGAAGGGCAAAAGATAACAACACAATATTTTGATAATGTAGAAGAGGCTAGAGAATGGATTATGATGTAA
- a CDS encoding M28 family peptidase, giving the protein MFKISTHKITLLVLSLFLFCSSVFAQQKDSLLLKYVQHINEKDMEKHLSILASDEYEGRETGEKGQKMAAEYIANHFKKLGLDAPVNGSYFQKFIINKTSLTEFRVETLTGKIELSKNEIIVVNSFKEDRNKEDYDIVFAGYGLEDKNENGFSSYRNIDVKNKIAVVMTGIPKGKESLIPDEEARKSIYLQMRFKAKLAKEKGAKGVIFVTGKSEYTLFDQMYGHYFKDPKWELPSEKKQDTPDFLMALSTTDKLPNLLGYTDKKWNKVFKKWNKKKNILEGKANVFSETKIEKVETENVLGYLEGTDKKEELIVLTAHYDHIGIIDGKIHNGADDDGSGTTAILELAEAFAKAKSEGNAPHRSILFMLVTGEEKGLLGSSYYSDNPVFPLKNTVSNLNIDMIGRMDKAHEGNPNYVYIIGSTMLSTELHNLSEATAKMYAPNVKLDYTYNSKDDPNRFYYRSDHYNFAKHDIPVIFYFNGVHEDYHQHTDEVDKIHFGKMEAISRLVFATAWELVNRKERIKND; this is encoded by the coding sequence ATGTTTAAAATTTCTACACACAAAATCACGCTTTTGGTTTTGTCTTTATTTCTTTTTTGTTCCTCTGTATTTGCACAACAAAAAGATTCCCTTTTGCTCAAATATGTTCAACATATCAATGAAAAGGATATGGAAAAACATCTTTCCATTTTAGCTTCTGATGAATACGAAGGAAGGGAAACTGGAGAGAAAGGACAAAAAATGGCAGCCGAATATATCGCTAATCACTTCAAGAAACTAGGGCTAGATGCTCCTGTAAATGGTTCTTATTTTCAGAAATTTATCATCAACAAAACGAGTCTTACTGAATTTAGAGTAGAAACACTTACAGGAAAAATTGAATTGTCTAAAAATGAAATTATTGTTGTAAATTCTTTCAAAGAAGATAGAAATAAAGAAGATTATGATATTGTCTTTGCTGGTTACGGACTAGAAGATAAAAATGAAAATGGTTTTTCATCCTACCGAAATATTGATGTAAAGAATAAAATTGCTGTTGTAATGACAGGCATTCCAAAAGGCAAGGAAAGCCTTATTCCAGACGAAGAAGCTAGAAAGTCTATTTATTTACAGATGAGATTTAAAGCCAAATTAGCTAAAGAAAAAGGAGCAAAGGGGGTTATTTTCGTAACAGGTAAGTCAGAATATACACTCTTCGACCAGATGTATGGGCATTACTTCAAAGATCCAAAATGGGAATTGCCTTCTGAAAAAAAGCAAGATACTCCAGATTTTTTGATGGCTCTTTCTACTACTGACAAACTTCCAAATCTTTTAGGCTATACCGACAAAAAATGGAATAAAGTATTTAAGAAATGGAATAAAAAGAAAAATATTTTGGAAGGCAAAGCTAATGTTTTTTCTGAAACTAAAATAGAAAAAGTAGAAACTGAAAATGTACTGGGATATTTAGAAGGAACAGACAAAAAAGAAGAACTCATAGTATTGACAGCACACTACGACCATATCGGAATCATTGATGGAAAAATCCATAATGGAGCAGATGATGATGGCTCTGGAACAACAGCCATTTTAGAACTTGCAGAGGCATTTGCTAAGGCAAAAAGTGAGGGCAATGCACCACACAGAAGTATATTATTTATGCTCGTTACTGGTGAGGAAAAAGGACTTTTAGGCTCTAGTTATTATTCTGACAACCCTGTTTTCCCTCTCAAAAATACAGTCTCTAATCTCAATATTGATATGATTGGAAGAATGGATAAAGCTCACGAAGGAAATCCAAATTATGTTTATATTATTGGTTCTACAATGCTTTCAACAGAATTACACAATCTTAGTGAAGCAACAGCTAAAATGTATGCTCCAAACGTAAAGTTAGATTATACTTACAATTCTAAAGACGACCCAAATCGTTTTTATTATCGTTCAGACCATTACAATTTTGCAAAACACGACATTCCGGTCATCTTTTATTTTAATGGAGTTCATGAAGACTATCACCAACACACTGACGAGGTAGATAAAATTCATTTTGGAAAAATGGAAGCAATAAGTAGATTAGTTTTTGCCACAGCTTGGGAGCTTGTCAATAGAAAAGAGAGAATTAAGAATGATTAA
- a CDS encoding nicotinate phosphoribosyltransferase — MKITRNLYSSNLTLLTDLYQLTMAHGYWKAGMTDREAVFNLFFRRNPFKGGFAVACGLSYVIDFLENFNISDEDVAYLSTLKGNDDEPLFDPKFLDYLQQLEFTCDVDAVEEGSVVFPQEPLIRIKGSLIQCQILETLLLNMVNFQTLIATKSARICLAAKGQDVLEFGLRRAQGIDGGLAASRAAYIGGCVGTSNVLAGKLFGIPVKGTHAHSWVMSFESEIEAFETYAEGLPNNCVFLVDTYDTIEGVKNAIKVGNKLKEKGYKFAGIRLDSGDLAYLSTRARELLDAAGFEDTAIVASNDLDEHIIDSLKQQDAKIDVWGVGTKMVTAYEQPALGGVYKLSALRNKENTAWDYKVKLSEQAIKISTPGLQQVRRFYADGECIGDAIYDEENKPTSENWTIVDPMDMTRRKKMSSQEGDYKDLLKPIFVKGKRVYKKPELATIRTKVQEELATLHRSIKRFTNPHSYPVGLEKGLYNLKTDLILKLREINE; from the coding sequence ATGAAAATCACTAGAAACCTATACAGTAGTAATCTTACTTTACTAACCGACCTCTACCAACTTACAATGGCACATGGCTATTGGAAAGCTGGAATGACAGACAGAGAAGCCGTTTTTAATCTATTTTTCCGACGCAATCCCTTCAAAGGTGGTTTTGCTGTTGCATGTGGATTGAGCTATGTTATAGATTTTTTGGAAAACTTCAATATTTCAGACGAAGATGTAGCCTATCTTTCTACGCTCAAAGGAAACGATGATGAGCCACTTTTTGACCCAAAATTTTTAGACTATCTCCAACAATTAGAATTTACTTGTGATGTAGATGCCGTAGAAGAAGGTTCAGTTGTTTTTCCACAAGAACCACTCATTCGTATCAAAGGCTCACTCATCCAATGCCAAATTTTGGAAACCTTGCTTCTCAATATGGTAAACTTCCAAACGCTTATTGCTACAAAGTCTGCACGTATTTGTTTGGCTGCAAAAGGACAAGATGTATTGGAGTTTGGACTTCGAAGAGCACAAGGAATAGATGGAGGATTGGCTGCTAGTCGTGCTGCCTATATCGGTGGTTGTGTAGGCACTTCCAATGTTTTGGCTGGAAAACTTTTTGGTATTCCTGTGAAAGGAACACATGCTCATAGTTGGGTGATGTCTTTCGAATCTGAAATTGAAGCCTTTGAAACCTACGCTGAAGGTTTGCCTAATAATTGTGTGTTTTTAGTAGATACCTATGACACCATTGAAGGAGTAAAAAATGCTATCAAGGTAGGAAACAAACTCAAAGAAAAGGGTTATAAGTTTGCTGGAATACGCCTAGATTCTGGCGACCTTGCCTATTTGAGTACGAGAGCTAGAGAGCTTTTAGATGCTGCTGGTTTTGAAGATACAGCAATTGTGGCAAGTAACGATTTGGATGAGCATATCATTGATAGTTTGAAACAGCAAGATGCAAAGATTGATGTTTGGGGAGTAGGAACGAAAATGGTAACTGCCTACGAACAACCAGCACTTGGGGGAGTTTATAAACTCTCTGCATTAAGAAATAAAGAAAATACAGCTTGGGATTACAAAGTGAAATTATCCGAACAAGCTATCAAAATTTCTACACCAGGGTTACAGCAAGTACGCCGTTTTTATGCAGATGGAGAGTGTATTGGAGATGCTATTTATGATGAGGAAAACAAACCCACTTCTGAAAATTGGACTATCGTTGACCCAATGGACATGACACGCCGTAAGAAAATGTCTAGCCAAGAAGGAGACTACAAAGACCTTTTGAAACCTATTTTTGTGAAAGGAAAACGTGTATATAAAAAACCAGAACTTGCAACTATCCGAACAAAAGTACAAGAAGAACTTGCTACGCTTCACCGAAGCATCAAACGTTTTACCAACCCACATTCATATCCTGTTGGGCTAGAAAAAGGACTTTACAACCTAAAAACTGACCTTATCTTGAAACTAAGAGAAATCAATGAATAA
- a CDS encoding 7TM diverse intracellular signaling domain-containing protein, which yields MMPRGYIFYFLINLFVVFYANTANGQQDTTIFLLDSSLAFSAQKLETEFEKLNHIAKLSSSDSTQQLAILDSLIQFYKEKNTKKFNYFLSEKQNLKFKYILPLELPKKGQTRIKESLGIWKDTTNGTATIEDIINNPNITFSKNNITYANMEVGAYYWIRVKLVGNGVRDENVALQVGSVFETWSEIIFYEPVEDEAFRIERSGTDVDPENKPVKQWRNYFNIDVPSESEVTVYIRIHSNAKRFHPKFIYAFIEDAANVRQGADEFTYAQGIFQGILWVMAFYNLLLFFIIRDKLYIYYVLMIVGIQLNVFYYYRYIYFLFPTSHLLIRSCIVISHLFMIGGGLLFLKSFLNVKELLPKWNKIINGINYVLAIAVIAYISNNLLSSTPDWNDKVNIGGYSLLIILSIALISIILAFMIGVMTLRKGYLAARYYLIATSGLLIGGFFYAMSYLFYLNGVEVESDIFTYLFQAGVVVQLVFYALGIGYQVNRLEREKSDALAENLELQKETTTLLEKKVKQRTVEIEQQKEEIEAINTSLMEQKGLMEKRNNDITSSINYARRIQDAVLPDLRTFKKNIPNCFILYKPRDIVSGDFYWFAKKDNQIIVAAADCTGHGVPGAFMSILGDSYLNQIVNLQGITKADSILSRLHGQIRRALRQSSTENKDGMDISICVIDLEQKHVTFAGAKRPLLYIQNETIFEIKGDKHSVGGFQTKAENAYTSHQVNFDEPTTFYIFSDGYVDQFGGKQNRKFMTKRFKQLLLDIHKEPMVRQRQLLAQEFDDWKGNNKQIDDVIVVGFQV from the coding sequence ATGATGCCGAGAGGCTATATATTTTACTTTTTAATTAACCTCTTTGTCGTATTTTATGCTAATACTGCAAACGGACAACAAGACACTACCATTTTTCTTTTGGATAGTTCTCTTGCATTCTCTGCTCAAAAACTAGAGACGGAGTTTGAAAAGTTGAATCATATAGCAAAACTATCTTCATCAGATTCTACCCAGCAACTAGCTATCTTAGACTCTCTCATACAGTTTTATAAAGAAAAAAACACAAAAAAATTCAACTACTTTCTTTCAGAAAAACAAAATCTAAAGTTTAAGTATATTTTGCCATTAGAGCTTCCCAAAAAAGGGCAAACTCGTATTAAGGAAAGTTTAGGTATTTGGAAAGATACAACAAATGGAACTGCTACGATTGAGGATATTATCAATAATCCGAATATTACTTTTAGTAAAAATAATATTACTTATGCCAATATGGAAGTGGGTGCTTACTATTGGATACGTGTAAAACTGGTGGGAAATGGAGTAAGAGATGAAAATGTAGCTTTGCAAGTTGGTTCTGTGTTTGAAACGTGGTCAGAAATTATTTTTTATGAGCCAGTAGAAGATGAAGCCTTTCGCATAGAACGTTCAGGAACTGATGTAGACCCAGAAAATAAACCTGTAAAACAATGGCGCAATTATTTTAATATTGATGTGCCATCCGAATCAGAGGTTACTGTTTATATTAGAATACACTCCAATGCAAAGCGTTTCCATCCCAAATTTATTTATGCTTTTATAGAAGATGCTGCAAATGTCAGACAAGGAGCAGATGAGTTTACGTATGCACAAGGAATTTTTCAAGGGATTTTGTGGGTAATGGCGTTCTATAATCTTCTTCTGTTTTTTATTATTAGAGACAAACTCTATATCTACTATGTCTTGATGATTGTAGGAATACAACTCAATGTTTTTTACTATTACAGATATATTTATTTCCTATTCCCTACTTCCCACCTTCTTATACGTTCTTGTATCGTGATATCTCATTTATTTATGATTGGTGGAGGGCTGTTGTTTTTAAAGAGTTTTTTAAATGTAAAAGAGTTATTGCCAAAATGGAACAAGATTATCAATGGTATCAATTACGTATTAGCTATTGCTGTTATTGCCTATATTTCCAATAACTTACTCTCTTCTACGCCCGACTGGAATGACAAAGTAAACATTGGTGGATATTCACTGCTCATTATTCTCTCTATTGCTTTAATTTCTATTATCCTTGCATTTATGATTGGGGTAATGACACTTCGAAAAGGATATCTAGCAGCTCGTTATTACCTTATTGCTACAAGTGGATTATTAATAGGAGGTTTCTTTTATGCGATGTCATATTTATTCTATTTGAATGGTGTAGAAGTAGAATCTGATATATTTACGTATTTATTTCAAGCTGGAGTAGTGGTTCAGTTAGTATTTTATGCGCTAGGAATTGGCTATCAAGTCAATCGACTAGAGAGAGAAAAGTCAGATGCACTCGCAGAAAACTTAGAGCTACAAAAAGAAACAACTACACTTTTAGAGAAAAAGGTAAAGCAAAGAACAGTAGAAATAGAACAACAAAAAGAAGAGATAGAAGCCATAAATACTTCCTTAATGGAGCAAAAAGGCTTGATGGAAAAGCGCAACAACGACATCACTTCTAGTATAAATTATGCAAGACGTATTCAAGATGCTGTTTTACCAGATTTGAGAACCTTTAAAAAGAATATTCCAAATTGTTTCATTCTCTACAAGCCTAGAGATATTGTTTCTGGAGATTTTTATTGGTTTGCTAAGAAAGACAATCAAATTATTGTAGCTGCTGCCGACTGTACTGGACACGGTGTTCCAGGGGCATTTATGTCTATTTTGGGTGACTCTTATCTCAATCAGATTGTTAATTTGCAAGGCATAACAAAGGCAGATTCTATTTTGAGCCGTCTGCACGGACAAATTCGTAGAGCTTTACGCCAATCTAGCACAGAGAATAAAGACGGAATGGATATTTCCATCTGTGTAATAGATTTAGAACAAAAACACGTTACTTTTGCAGGTGCAAAGCGTCCACTTCTTTACATCCAAAACGAAACTATTTTTGAGATAAAAGGAGACAAACATTCTGTTGGAGGCTTCCAAACAAAAGCAGAGAATGCTTATACTTCACATCAAGTAAATTTTGATGAACCTACTACTTTCTACATTTTTTCTGATGGGTATGTCGACCAGTTTGGAGGAAAGCAAAATCGTAAGTTTATGACTAAAAGGTTCAAGCAACTGCTTTTAGATATTCATAAAGAACCTATGGTAAGGCAAAGACAGCTCCTTGCACAAGAGTTTGACGACTGGAAAGGAAATAACAAACAAATTGATGATGTGATTGTGGTAGGGTTTCAAGTGTAG